CGCGACATCTCCCCCAAGTGAAGCGTCGACCTGGGTGCCGACGGACTGTGTACCCTTGTTTTACTCCTAATGGTCTTAGCCCGGATTCACCCCCCAGAACCCGGGTTTTTTTTGCCCGCGATTTGGTAATAATCAGCCAGCCATATGGGCCAGTGGAAACAAACGCTTGAAGTTCTCGGTGGTCTGCTCGGCGAAGCGCTCATAGGACTCACCGCGCAGCATCGCCAGATAATCCGCCACATCGCGCACATACTCCGGCAGGTTCGGCTTGCCGCGATGGGGGATCGGCGCCAGGTACGGCGAGTCGGTTTCCACCAGCAAGCGGTCGGCAGGCACCTGACGGGCGACATCGCGCAGCGCGTCGGCGTTGCGGAAGGTGACGATGCCCGACAGGGAAATGTAGAAACCCAGGTCCAGGGCAGCCCTGGCCATCTCCCAGTCTTCGGTAAAGCAATGCAACACACCCGCCTGCGGCAGCGCGGCTTCACGCAACAGGGCCAGGGTATCGGCGCGCGCGCCGCGGGTGTGGACGATCACCGGTTTGCCGGTCTGTTGCGCGGCGTGCAGGTGCAGGCGGAACGAGGCCTGCTGCAGCTCGGCGGCTTCGGGTTCGTAGTGGTAATCCAGACCGGTTTCGCCAATAGCGACGACGCGCGGGTGATTGAGTTCGCCCAGCAGCCAGTCCAGGGCCGGTGCTTCGCCGGGTTTGAGATCCAGCGGGTGGATAC
This region of Pseudomonas sp. MUP55 genomic DNA includes:
- a CDS encoding TatD family hydrolase, whose product is MLVDSHCHLDRLDLAQHGGSLDAALEAARQRGVGHFLCIGVSAENAADVKALADRYADVDCSVGIHPLDLKPGEAPALDWLLGELNHPRVVAIGETGLDYHYEPEAAELQQASFRLHLHAAQQTGKPVIVHTRGARADTLALLREAALPQAGVLHCFTEDWEMARAALDLGFYISLSGIVTFRNADALRDVARQVPADRLLVETDSPYLAPIPHRGKPNLPEYVRDVADYLAMLRGESYERFAEQTTENFKRLFPLAHMAG